A single genomic interval of Brevundimonas diminuta harbors:
- a CDS encoding FkbM family methyltransferase encodes MYTEIASVGSSQIEVTPGHIYLYPHLPATYDYVPWNVVNHVIKSAKLSSPTLIDVGANVGDSLAHYRRFSDGPAICIEPADNFFAVLKRNALKFANVELVKSLLVPDDMVGKVAFSGNEQTGATRISSEGDDIWSGPYITFSDLLSNRSGPVIIKTDTDGFDADIIKSALPHISNGREVPILYFEGPSEAQMRSGDYLEYVAVCEQLVLQGYGLLFLTNVGMPYTYSQEIGGAAAALSALETGYRRGMALCHYYDVIAVKLDLVTHEFALKSPWGDEFFVTE; translated from the coding sequence GTGTACACAGAGATAGCAAGCGTAGGCTCAAGCCAGATAGAGGTCACACCTGGGCACATTTATCTTTATCCACATCTTCCTGCCACATATGATTATGTCCCTTGGAATGTGGTAAACCACGTCATAAAGAGCGCTAAGCTATCTTCGCCGACGCTAATCGACGTTGGGGCTAATGTTGGCGACAGCCTTGCTCACTATCGTCGCTTCTCAGACGGGCCCGCTATTTGTATTGAGCCAGCTGACAATTTTTTTGCAGTGCTGAAGCGGAACGCTCTCAAGTTTGCAAACGTCGAGCTCGTCAAGAGCTTGCTGGTGCCAGACGATATGGTTGGAAAGGTGGCGTTCTCGGGAAATGAGCAAACCGGCGCTACTCGGATTTCGTCGGAAGGGGATGATATTTGGTCAGGGCCCTACATTACGTTTTCGGATCTTCTTTCAAATAGAAGCGGCCCTGTAATCATAAAGACTGATACTGATGGATTTGATGCGGATATCATAAAGTCTGCCCTTCCGCATATTTCAAACGGTCGAGAAGTCCCAATACTTTATTTCGAAGGCCCAAGTGAAGCGCAGATGAGGAGCGGAGACTACCTGGAGTACGTTGCTGTTTGCGAGCAGTTGGTATTGCAAGGTTATGGTCTGTTGTTTCTAACAAATGTAGGAATGCCTTACACTTACTCACAAGAAATCGGTGGAGCGGCGGCGGCCCTGTCAGCGCTAGAAACTGGATACCGACGAGGGATGGCTTTATGCCACTACTACGACGTGATTGCAGTCAAGCTAGATCTCGTAACGCATGAATTTGCACTGAAGAGTCCGTGGGGAGATGAGTTTTTTGTGACTGAATAA
- a CDS encoding glycosyltransferase family 4 protein → MHWTATLPLHATNALNIYTIHDLIPLRLPHSTTENKSTYRRLCNHIAKKADHIVVVSETTRQDVIRLLGVPEERVTNTYQAVKVPLEFRERPQEEVALELEGIFNLGWKDYFLYFGAIEPKKNVGRIIEAYLSSGVKKPLIIVGGRSWLAEGETALLEQVKRDGGPSADRIRRYEYMSQSMLISLIRGARATLFPSLYEGFGLPVLESMLLETAVLTSTTGSLPEVGGEAALTVDPYDVSAITRGIQALDSDDDLMHKLVSKGTKQAALFSEKRYVDRLSALYQKLM, encoded by the coding sequence ATGCACTGGACGGCCACCCTGCCTCTCCACGCGACTAATGCTCTGAACATTTACACGATACACGACCTGATACCGCTCCGGCTCCCCCACAGCACGACTGAGAACAAGTCCACATACCGCCGACTTTGCAACCACATAGCCAAAAAGGCAGACCATATAGTCGTCGTTTCCGAAACCACGAGGCAGGATGTTATCCGCTTGCTGGGCGTACCGGAAGAGAGAGTCACCAACACGTATCAGGCAGTGAAGGTCCCGTTGGAGTTCCGCGAGCGTCCTCAAGAGGAGGTGGCGCTAGAGCTTGAAGGCATATTCAATCTTGGATGGAAAGACTACTTCCTCTACTTTGGTGCAATTGAGCCAAAGAAGAACGTCGGGCGGATCATCGAGGCCTACCTTTCCTCCGGCGTCAAAAAGCCTTTGATCATAGTTGGTGGGCGCTCCTGGCTAGCTGAGGGTGAGACCGCCTTGTTGGAACAGGTCAAGCGAGATGGCGGCCCGAGCGCCGATCGTATTCGACGTTATGAATATATGTCCCAATCGATGTTGATCAGCTTGATACGCGGCGCGCGTGCCACGTTGTTTCCTTCCCTATATGAGGGCTTTGGCTTGCCCGTTTTGGAGTCGATGCTCCTAGAGACGGCGGTCCTAACATCTACTACTGGATCGCTTCCCGAGGTTGGCGGCGAGGCAGCGCTGACCGTAGATCCGTACGATGTCAGCGCCATAACGAGGGGTATTCAGGCATTGGATTCAGATGATGATTTGATGCACAAGTTGGTTTCGAAAGGCACCAAGCAGGCGGCGCTATTCTCTGAAAAACGGTACGTGGATAGGCTAAGCGCCTTGTACCAAAAGTTAATGTGA